One window of Ptychodera flava strain L36383 unplaced genomic scaffold, AS_Pfla_20210202 Scaffold_157__1_contigs__length_76673_pilon, whole genome shotgun sequence genomic DNA carries:
- the LOC139126904 gene encoding uncharacterized protein — MTALPNEVRAKDLQSLDFNQDTLPTQRSLGVKWSLEADAFTFEVDLKEKPFSRRGVLAIVNSIYDPLGILTPVSIEGKLILRGLMTETKGRNSSNLGWDETLPEKHLPRWTRWRNNLNYITKIQLQRCYTPPTFGPIKKTERHIFSDASNEAIGTVAYLRLTNHEDKVNVSFILGKAKWRHVSTHENPADIASRRIPAPKLNSTIWLSGPAFLWQRDEQEKDNHEETEHKYTVSDEDPEVRKQLAVHNTSTKEVEQDDLGAHRFQRFSSWRSLKRSIANLIGKIRQRKLPEKTDKKEEEKSPEELKIEMMAQAETIILRSVQKSVFHKEYEILSAAKSAGTDNNKLQKRNPISRMNPFIDEKGLIRIGGRLRQSDIDLCGRHPIILPQDNHISRLIIDHVHRQVQHQGRQLTLSNVRANDYWIMGVHDMNRENPTIHQRRNGRIRPLDYSFPQNRAGTSEAKRWAVIFVCLYTTAVHIKVIDSSDTSSFINALRRFIAIRGNIKKLRCDQSTNFIGAKNELQAAAKELDQDRIKKFLTTRDCEWIFNPPHASHFGGIWERQIGTIRRVLDSMHYQLGKQQYTHDLLTTLMAEASAIVNSRPITTVSSDANDPQALTPNMLLTMKTQSPAPPPGSFVQQDIYSRKRWRRVQYLADQFWIRWRKEYLQSRQPRPKWNKSTINVKEGDVVLLREKEYARNSWPLARIVKVYPSDDNKVRKVDVIIYKDGEHRTYLRPISELVLIESTY, encoded by the exons ATGACAGCACTTCCAAACGAAGTACGAGCCAAAGATCTACAGAGTTTGGATTTCAACCAAGACACCTTACCAACACAGAGATCATTAGGGGTCAAGTGGTCTCTAGAGGCGGACGCATTCACATTCGAagtagacttgaaggagaagccaTTCTCACGGCGGGGAGTACTGGCGATCGTCAACTCAATATACGATCCACTCGGTATACTCACACCAGTTTCCATAGAAGGAAAACTTATACTACGAGGCCTCATGACAGAAACTAAAGGACGCAACTCATCAAACCTTGGATGGGATGAAACACTACCAGAGAAACACTTGCCCAGATGGACGCGCTGGCGCAACAACCTCAACTACATcacaaagatacagctacagCGATGCTACACTCCACCCACCTTCGGACCCATAAAGAAAACAGAGCGTCACATTTTCTCTGACGCCAGCAATGAAGCCATAGGTACCGTAGCGTACCTGCGGTTGACCAACCATGAAGACAAAGTCAACGTATCATTCATACTTGGCAAAGCAAAG TGGCGACATGTGTCTACACACGAAAATCCAGCTGATATCGCATCACGCAGAATACCAGCCCCAAAACTCAACTCAACTATCTGGCTATCAGGACCAGCATTCCTGTGGCAGCGAGACGAGCAAGAAAAAGACAACCATGaagaaacagaacacaaatacacagtaagtgaCGAAGACCCTGAGGTCCGCAAACAACTTGCTGTCCATAACACATCAAcgaaggaagtagaacaagacgaCTTAGGTGCTCACCGATTTCAACGATTCTCATCATGGAGATCCTTGAAGAGAAGTATTGCCAACTTAATAGGCAAAATCAGACAAAGAAAATTACCagaaaagacagacaaaaaagaagaagagaagTCTCCAGAAGAACTGAAAATTGAGATGATGGCACAAGCAGAAACCATCATCCTACGCTCAGTAcagaaaagtgtgtttcataaaGAATATGAGATACTATCTGCAGCAAAGTCAGCAGGCACTGACAACaacaaactacagaaacggaACCCCATCAGCCGGATGAACCCATTCATCGATGAAAAAGGACTCATCCGCATTGGAGGAAGACTTCGTCAATCTGACATCGACCTCTGCGGCCGACACCCCATCATCCTCCCACAGGACAACCACATTTCACGACTTATCATCGATCATGTACATCGACAAGTACAACATCAAGGCAGACAACTCACCCTATCAAACGTCAGAGCTAATGACTATTGGATCATGGGTGTACATGACATG AACAGAGAAAACCCCACCATTCACCAACGTCGGAATGGACGTATTCGGCCCCTGGACTATAGCTTCCCGCAAAACAGAGCCGGTACGTCTGAAGCAAAGAGATGGGCAGttatctttgtctgtctctACACTACAGCAGTACACATAAAAGTAATAGACTCCAGTGACACTTCATCCTTCATCAACGCCCTACGTCGCTTCATAGCTATACGAGGCAACATCAAGAAACTCAGATGTGACCAGAGCACCAACTTCATCGGCGCAAAGAACGAACTTCAGGCAGCAGCCAAAGAGCTGGATCAAGACCGCATCAAGAAATTCCTTACAACAAGAGACTGTGAGTGGATTTTCAACCCACCTCACGCATCCCACTTCGGCGGTATATGGGAACGACAAATTGGTACCATCAGACGCGTTCTTGACTCCATGCACTATCAACTAGGCAAGCAACAATACACACATGACTTGCTGACAACTCTCATGGCAGAAGCCAGCGCCATCGTCAACTCCAGACCTATAACAACTGTATCATCAGATGCAAACGATCCTCAAGCTCTCACCCCAAACATGCTACTCACCATGAAGACTCAATCACCGGCCCCACCACCAGGCTCATTCGTCCAACAAGACATCTACAGTAGAAAACGTTGGCGACGTGTACAGTATCTAGCTGATCAATTCTGGATACGATGGAGAAAAGAATATCTACAAAGCCGTCAGCCACGACCAAAATGGAACAAATCTACAATCAACGTCAAAGAAGGAGACGTGGTTcttttgagagagaaagaatacgCAAGAAACAGCTGGCCCCTCGCTCGCATAGTGAAGGTCTACCCCAGCGATGACAACAAAGTACGAAAAGTGGACGTCATAATCTACAAAGATGGCGAACATCGAACCTACCTCAGACCAATTAGTgaattagttttgattgaaagtacATATTGA